A genomic segment from Nicotiana sylvestris chromosome 1, ASM39365v2, whole genome shotgun sequence encodes:
- the LOC104246819 gene encoding pentatricopeptide repeat-containing protein At5g16420, mitochondrial, whose product MLISPKVSGHRRWVYTTYLNSNNFRHFLSTTADTTATAADPFKTHPSYQHLSTIKSKSELLQSYTVTPPIKPWPRYLSPKALISLIKSQHDPNLSLQIFHHAGNFHPGFSHNYETYQSIINKLCRARAFDEVETLLTELQKSSIQCGEGLFITMIRNYGIASKPKLALKTFLRIEKFGIQRSIRSFNALLNALVQNKEYDLVYAIFKNCQKKLDIMPSVFTCNILLNALCKKGDIDSAIQVLDEMPVMGIVPNVVSYTTILGCYVSIGDLVGAKRMFDEIVDRGWLPDATTYTVLMHGFAKQGKLIDAVKIMDEMEENGVGPNEVTYGVMIEAFCKEKKSGEAVNLLNDMLDKRYIPSSTLCCKVIDLLCEEGKVEEACDLWKKLLVKNCTPDNAISSTLIHWLCKKGKIREARKLFDEFEKGSSPSVLTYNMLIAGMCERGELHEAGRLWDDMVDKGCIPNAFTYNMLINGFCKAGNAKEGIRVLEEMLEKGCLPNKSTYSILIKGLLDSECEAEVLRVLPLAASGDVDLETWGILVAKFVTDLRNVCPILDKILLENDT is encoded by the coding sequence ATGTTAATTTCCCCAAAGGTTTCGGGCCACCGGCGGTGGGTCTACACCACATATCTCAACTCAAACAACTTCAGGCACTTCCTCTCAACCACGGCCGACACCACCGCCACCGCCGCCGACCCGTTTAAGACCCACCCGTCATACCAGCACCTCTCTACCATCAAATCCAAATCGGAGCTCCTCCAGTCCTACACTGTCACACCCCCCATCAAACCCTGGCCCCGATATCTCTCCCCTAAAGCACTCATTTCACTCATCAAATCCCAGCATGATCCAAACCTTTCGCTCCAAATATTCCACCATGCTGGCAACTTCCACCCTGGTTTTTCCCATAATTACGAAACCTACCAATCCATCATCAACAAACTCTGCCGTGCGCGCGCGTTTGATGAAGTAGAGACCCTTTTAACGGAATTGCAAAAGTCCAGCATCCAATGTGGGGAAGGTTTGTTTATTACTATGATTCGGAACTATGGGATTGCTAGTAAGCCCAAATTGGCCCTTAAGACCTTTCTGCGTATTGAAAAATTTGGAATTCAGAGGTCAATTAGGTCATTTAACGCTTTGTTGAATGCTTTAGTACAAAACAAAGAGTATGATTTGGTTTACGCAATTTTTAAGAATTGCCAGAAAAAGTTGGATATAATGCCCAGTGTGTTTACTTGTAATATCTTGTTGAATGCTTTGTGTAAGAAAGGCGATATTGATAGTGCAATTCAAGTTCTTGATGAGATGCCTGTGATGGGAATAGTTCCCAATGTGGTGAGCTACACAACCATTTTGGGTTGTTATGTATCAATTGGTGATTTAGTGGGGGCCAAGAGGATGTTTGATGAAATTGTGGATAGAGGTTGGTTGCCTGATGCAACGACGTACACTGTCTTGATGCATGGATTTGCTAAGCAAGGGAAGTTGATTGATGCAGTTAAGATAATGGATGAGATGGAAGAGAATGGTGTTGGGCCGAATGAAGTGACGTATGGAGTGATGATCGAGGCATTTTGCAAGGAAAAGAAGTCTGGTGAAGCTGTTAATTTACTTAATGATATGCTAGATAAGAGGTACATACCAAGCTCAACACTTTGCTGTAAGGTGATTGATCTCTTGTGTGAAGAGGGAAAGGTTGAGGAGGCGTGTGATTTGTGGAAGAAATTGTTGGTAAAGAATTGTACTCCAGATAATGCTATATCGAGCACACTTATTCACTGGCTTTGTAAGAAGGGAAAGATTCGGGAAGCAAGGAAATTGTTTGACGAGTTTGAGAAGGGTTCGAGTCCTAGTGTTTTGACATATAACATGCTTATTGCAGGGATGTGTGAGAGAGGAGAGCTGCATGAAGCCGGGAGGTTGTGGGATGACATGGTGGACAAGGGTTGCATTCCCAATGCTTTTACTTACAACATGTTGATCAATGGTTTTTGCAAAGCTGGAAATGCAAAGGAAGGAATTAGAGTTCTGGAAGAAATGCTTGAAAAAGGGTGTCTCCCAAACAAATCTACTTATTCCATCTTAATCAAGGGGCTTCTTGACTCTGAATGCGAGGCAGAAGTTTTAAGGGTGCTTCCACTGGCTGCTTCAGGTGATGTCGATCTTGAAACTTGGGGAATCCTTGTGGCCAAGTTTGTTACTGACCTTCGTAATGTATGTCCCATTTTGGATAAGATATTGCTTGAGAATGATACATAA